One window from the genome of Equus przewalskii isolate Varuska unplaced genomic scaffold, EquPr2 ChrUn-13, whole genome shotgun sequence encodes:
- the RBM15 gene encoding RNA-binding protein 15 has translation MRTAGREPLPRRSPRWRRAVPLCEASAGRRVHQLREDDLRRPATMKGKERSPVKPKRSRGGEDSTSRGERSKKLGGSGGSNGSSSGKTDSGGGSRRSLHLDKSSSRGGSREYDTGGGSSSSRLHSYSSPSTKNSSGGGESRSSSRGGGGESRSSGAASSAPGGGDGGEYKTLKISELGSQLSDEAVEDGLFHEFKRFGDVSVKISHLSGSGSGDERVAFVNFRRPEDARAAKHARGRLVLYDRPLKIEAVYVSRRRSRSPLDKDAYPPSASVVGASVGGHRHPPGGGGGGQRSLSPGGAALGYRDYRLQQLALGRLPPPPPPPLPRELERERDYPFYERVRPAYSLEPRVGAGAGAAPFREVDEISPEDDQRANRTLFLGNLDITVTESDLRRAFDRFGVITEVDIKRPSRGQTSTYGFLKFENLDMSHRAKLAMSGKIIIRNPIKIGYGKATPTTRLWVGGLGPWVPLAALAREFDRFGTIRTIDYRKGDSWAYIQYESLDAAHAAWTHMRGFPLGGPDRRLRVDFADTEHRYQQQYLQPLPLTHYELVTDAFGHRAPDPLRGARDRTPPLLYRDRDRDLYADSDWVPPPPPVRERSTRTAATAVPAYEPLDSLDRRRDGWSLDRDRGERDLPSSRDQPRKRRLPEESGGRHLDRSPESDRPRKRHCAPSPDRSPELSSSRDRYNSDNDRSSRLVLERPSPIRDRRGSLEKSQGDKRDRKNSASAERDRKHRTAAPTEGKSPLKKEDRSDGSAASTSTASSKLKSPSQKQDGGTAPAAAASPKLCLAWQGMLLLKNSNFPSNMHLLQGDLQVASSLLVEGSTGGKVAQLKITQRLRLDQPKLDEVTRRIKVAGPNGYAILLAVPGSSDSRSSSSSATSDTATSTQRPLRNLVSYLKQKQAAGVISLPVGGNKDKENTGVLHAFPPCEFSQQFLDSPAKALAKSEEDYLVMIIVRAKLVNSG, from the exons ATGAGGACTGCGGGGCGGGAGCCTTTGCCGCGGCGGAGTCCAAGATGGCGGCGTGCGGTTCCGCTGTGTGAAGCGAGCGCGGGGCGGCGGGTTCACCAGCTCCGCGAAGACGACCTCCGGCGACCCGCAACAATGAAGGGGAAAGAGCGCTCCCCAGTCAAGCCCAAACGCTCGCGTGGTGGCGAGGACTCGACTTCCCGCGGGGAGCGGAGCAAGAAGTTAGGGGGCTCTGGTGGCAGCAATGGGAGCAGCAGCGGAAAGACCGACAGCGGCGGCGGGTCGCGGCGCAGCCTTCACCTGGACAAGTCCAGCAGCCGAGGGGGCAGCCGCGAGTATGACACCGGTGGGGGCAGCTCCAGTAGCCGCTTGCACAGTTACAGCTCCCCGAGCACCAAAAATTCCTCGGGCGGGGGCGAGTCGCGCAGCAGCTCCCGGGGTGGAGGCGGGGAGTCACGTTCCTCTGGGGCCGCCTCCTCAGCTCCTGGCGGCGGGGACGGCGGGGAATACAAGACGCTGAAGATAAGCGAGTTGGGGTCCCAGCTGAGTGACGAAGCTGTGGAGGACGGACTGTTTCACGAGTTCAAACGCTTCGGTGATGTAAGTGTCAAAATCAGTCATCTCTCGGGTTCTGGCAGCGGGGATGAGCGAGTAGCCTTTGTGAACTTCCGGCGGCCAGAGGACGCGCGGGCGGCCAAGCATGCCAGAGGCCGCCTGGTGCTCTATGACCGGCCCCTGAAGATAGAAGCGGTGTATGTGAGCCGGCGCCGCAGCCGTTCCCCTTTAGACAAAGATGCTTATCCCCCGTCAGCCAGCGTGGTCGGGGCCTCTGTAGGTGGTCACCGGCACCcgcctggaggaggtggtggcgGCCAGAGATCACTTTCCCCTGGTGGCGCAGCCTTGGGATACAGAGACTACCGGTTGCAGCAATTGGCTCTTGGCcgcctgcctcctccacctccgCCACCGTTGCCCCGAGAGCTAGAGAGGGAGCGAGACTACCCGTTCTATGAGAGAGTGCGCCCAGCATACAGTCTTGAGCCAAGGGTGGGAGCTGGAGCAGGTGCTGCTCCTTTCAGAGAAGTGGATGAGATCTCGCCCGAGGATGATCAGCGAGCTAACCGGACGCTTTTCTTGGGCAACCTAGACATCACTGTGACAGAGAGTGATCTGAGAAGGGCTTTTGACCGCTTTGGAGTCATCACAGAAGTAGACATCAAAAGGCCTTCTCGGGGCCAGACCAGTACCTATGGCTTTCTCAAATTTGAGAACCTAGACATGTCTCACCGGGCCAAACTAGCAATGTCTGGCAAAATTATAATTCGGAATCCTATCAAAATTGGTTATGGTAAAGCAACACCCACCACCCGCCTCTGGGTAGGTGGCCTGGGACCTTGGGTGCCTCTTGCTGCCCTGGCTCGAGAGTTTGACAGATTTGGCACAATACGTACCATAGACTACCGCAAAGGTGATAGTTGGGCGTATATCCAGTATGAAAGCCTGGATGCAGCTCATGCTGCCTGGACCCATATGCGGGGCTTCCCCCTTGGTGGCCCAGATCGTCGCCTTAGAGTAGACTTTGCAGACACAGAACATCGTTACCAGCAGCAATATCTGCAGCCCCTGCCGTTAACTCATTATGAATTGGTAACAGATGCTTTTGGACATCGGGCACCTGACCCTTTGAGGGGTGCTCGGGATAGGACGCCACCCTTACTATACAGAGATCGTGATAGAGACCTTTATGCTGACTCTGATTGggtgccacccccacccccagtccgtGAACGCAGCACTCGGACTGCAGCTACTGCTGTACCTGCTTATGAGCCACTGGATAGCCTGGATCGCAGGCGGGATGGCTGGTCCTTGGACCGGGACAGAGGTGAGCGAGATCTGCCCAGCAGCAGAGACCAGCCTCGGAAGCGAAGGCTGCCAGAGGAGAGTGGTGGGCGGCATCTGGATAGGTCCCCTGAGAGCGACCGTCCACGAAAACGTCACTGCGCTCCTTCTCCTGACCGCAGTCCAGAATTGAGCAGTAGCCGGGATCGCTACAACAGTGACAATGATCGATCCTCGCGTCTTGTCTTGGAAAGGCCCTCTCCAATCAGAGACAGACGAGGTAGTTTGGAGAAGAGCCAGGGTGACAAGCGAGACCGTAAAAACTCCGCATCAGCTGAACGGGATAGGAAGCACCGGACAGCTGCTCCCACTGAGGGAAAAAGTCCTTTGAAAAAAGAAGACCGGTCTGATGGGAGTGCAGCCAGCACCAGCACTGCTTCGTCGAAGCTGAAGTCCCCTTCCCAGAAACAGGATGGTGGGACAGCCCCTGCAGCAGCAGCCTCTCCCAAACTCTGTTTGGCCTGGCAGGGCATGCTTCTATTGAAGAACAGCAACTTTCCTTCCAACATGCATCTGTTGCAAGGAGACCTCCAAGTGGCTAGTAGTCTTCTTGTGGAGGGCTCGACTGGAGGCAAAGTGGCTCAGCTCAAGATCACTCAGCGTCTTCGTTTGGACCAGCCCAAGTTGGATGAAGTAACTCGACGCATCAAAGTGGCAGGGCCCAATGGTTATGCCATTCTTCTGGCTGTGCCTGGAAGTTCTGACAGCAGATCCTCCTCTTCCTCCGCCACGTCAGACACTGCCACCTCTACTCAGAGGCCACTTAGGAACCTTGTGTCCTATTTAAAGCAAAAGCAGGCCGCTGGGGTGATCAGCCTCCCTGTGGGGGgcaacaaagacaaagaaaacaccGGGGTCCTTCATGCCTTCCCACCCTGTGAGTTCTCCCAGCAGTTCCTGGATTCCCCTGCCAAGGCACTGGCCAAATCTGAAGAAGATTACCTGGTCATGATCATTGTCCGTG CAAAACTGGTGAACAGCGGATGA